The nucleotide window GGGAGTGCTTCAGAGAAAGCAAAGATCTCATCTCAtcaaacacaacaaaataaaaaactacaCCCTTCAATTGTTTGGACCAGCTCTGGTTTCTCCCAGGATACAGCTGAGCGAGGGATGctgccagcttttccttttctctcttttttttttttctgtgtgttttccaggaatgggagcttgcagctggggctgtgacCCAAGAAGCTCTGAGCTGTTTGTGTGAGTCCCTGGCTGGCTGCCCTTCTTCTTCTCTGTGACACCCCCCAGGCCTCCGACAGAGCTTTTCTGTCTccccccagctgcagctcccgtggggagaggagggagcagagAGCGTGGAGggcaaaaccaaacaaagctCAACACAATCAATGGTTTCTCTGCCAGGAACGTGGGTCTGTGGAAAGCCTCTCACAGCCTCTGAATGGCAGGGATTGGTGACAGCtgtgtgaggtttttttggccctgggaaaaaaaataaaaaaagagggGAATAGATATGGGGATGTCTTTTCCAGCTGGATGAGGTCCATGAGGAGGCAGTGTGAGAGCAACTCCCAGCTCAGCGGGCTGCCCCcaattccttcctttctctctcctacCTTTCCACTGCCTTTCCTCTCTCAGCCACatattttcctctctgcctttccctcttttctctggTGAGAGAAACTCATTtcaaaatgggaatgggaggaAAGACCCTGAGTAGCCAGAAATTGCTCCCCAGCAAGGCTGGAGAAACGTCCACAGCACTGCCACAAATCAGTTTTACTTCCACCTGCTTGTTGGTAAACAGATGTTTGATAACCAGACTCACTGTGCACAAATTCACCGATCATCCCCTGTGCTGACACAACtgtggagccattccctgtgtttCTGGCAGGTGGGATGTTATTCCTCGCAGAGCTTTGAACGTGAGAGACGAAACTATGTCTTCAAGGATCTCCTCGGAGCAATAATGATTTGAAGCTTTAACATGTCAAAAAGGCCATTTTCTGTATGTTCTCTTAGGTGAGTTGGAtgtctggggacactttggatTCAAGCAGGCTCAGGAAATCAATGGGAGTTCAGCACCTGACTTATCCAGGCTCTCTCAAAAATCCCAGGGGGAAGCTCAACCACAAAACACGAATCTTTGAGAGTGGAAAATTATCCCAGAACAACACTTTTATTTCAGCCATCACGGGGAGCTCTGCCAAACCCATCACAATCCGTATGTGAAGATGTAAGTGAGGCCGACCAGGATACCCAGGGACATCACTCCCTggctgctcttcctgctgctgacTCCATTCACGTTGCACAGTGGTTTCTCACAGCAGGAAACATTCTGGGAGCTTTGGGGTTGTTGCTGACCTGTTGCTGGACACGTTGGAGAGCACATCTTGGAGATGACGTATTTAGGCTTGTTGGGCTCTagtgcagggaaaaaaaagtgggggagaaaagacaaaaagggggatgaaaaataattgtttaagTATTTTTGTGGTTAAATCTGTTTTGGTGAGTAAAGGAAGGCCAGGCACTAATCCTCAAGGCAAATTTCATGGAattaatcatagaatcatagaatggcttgggttagaagggaccttaaaaatcatccatgGGCTGATGtgagaaatggatttgtaaTGAGTTGTATACTTGCATACTTCACTGTGTACAACAAATgacaaaaaccatcaaaaaagTTTTTACAATCCAAAAATCAGGGCGAGATGTGAGAAACAAATTTGTAATGAATTCTCAAAACTGACTGAAAGCTCACACAGCCTTGTACATGTGTATGCAAACACCGAGATGAGGTGTGCTGACTTAGGAAGGCCTTGGGACAGAGATGACATTGTTGAGAGAAAGACTGAGCTAGGAACAAGTTTCAACATGTTTCAAAATGTGGccttgcaaataaaaaaaaccaaaaaaaaaaacaaaccaggtATTTTAGGGAATTAGAActgtgaaagatgcattgtagcAGGACCACGTGGGGTAAAAATATAAGTGATTGATGTTAAAAGTAACAGCAGCATTGTGTGGCAAAAGCTAATAGGCTGGAAAACATTTATAAAGTCTTGTAACCAAGAAGTGGGTTGGCTTCTCTTAGAATGGTATTGAGTTTTACATCTCTAATGTCTCACCCTCCTACGAGACTAATAATtgaataaaatcttttaaaatgccTCTCAGTTGTCCTGTTTCTATAAAAGCCAAGAATAATCCAACAgtcagggacacctcccaccagaccaggttgctcagaggcccatccagcccagccttggacatttccagggatggggcagccacagtgcCATAGGATCCTAGAAttgttaaggctggaaaagacctttaagatcatcaagtccaaccaggACTTCTCTGGgcttcacatttttaaattttgtcagTCCTAACGTGGAATTAGCACCCATAGttctcagctccagctgcctgaAGTGATGCTCAGGCTGGGTCATTCCCACCGGGATGGTTTTTCCTACAGCATAAACACAGGGGGAATGTTCTGCAGGACCTGAGATATGGGACAAGAGCACGTGAAGGTCTTTGAGGGCACGGAGCCCCCAGGACAGACCTGAAGGGTTGTGTTTGGCACAGGGAGTCAGCCACGGTGAGGTTTGGCCAGAACATTTCTCAGAACAGTTCTGGGAGTGAAACACGCACAGCTCCCGGGGGGAATCCActccctggtgctgctctgtgtgtcctCATCATTTCCCCAATTTCCAGCAGGAGTATCAAGTGTGTCTGGACACTGCAGCAGCCACAAGGTCAGTGTCTCCTAAAAGCTGGTCACCAAGGCCTGTTGTTCCCATACTGGGATGAAATCCCATTCCTGGGACTGTTCTCCTACAAAACAAACAAGGTGTTGTTCCCAAACCTACTTGTCCCGACGTCCTTCCGGACGGTCACGCAGTGTTTGTCCTCCTCGGCACACATGGAAATGGTCAAACAGTCCTTGTTGGACTCCTGTTCTTGGCAGGTGTAGCACATGAATGGATaaactgggggggaaaaaaacaggaaaaagcacATTACAAGgtttaaaaaccacaaaagttCCAGTGCAGAGATCTCCATTTCCCTCGTTACAGCCTGAGGAATGTTTTTGTGGGAATGACCAGCAGCTTACTTTATCCCCTGACCCATGGCAGCAGCACTAAATCcctctctgtctcctctggctcAGGCTGAGAAGTGTTATCGATCTGTTTGCAatccctgggagcaggagaTGTGAGTAGAATTCAAGGATTTGGGAGCTTTTATGAAGGAGATTATTGCTGAGCCATAGCAGCTCGGTCCTGAGGGCTCGGCCATGGGAATTGCCAATTACTGCTCAGGGTTTCTCCTGGGCAAGGCTTGGCAGGGAGAATTTAAAGATTTCCATAGCACTTCAGGGTGGACAATGCCCAGTGTCCTACTTCTCTTTCATCTGGCTCAGAGACTGCTGTCACAACTCTTTTTTTTGTGCTCGAACGTCACTGAACTGGCCTAACCTCAGTTCTGGGAGGTCTGGTGAGTGCCCTCAGATGCTCTGTCAAACTCCTGGTTTTAGCATAACATCGGGAACGGATGGAAAATCTTAACCAAAAGTTTAGTTCAAGTGCTAAAGGCAGATTTGGTGAGATAATTCCTACAtctgcagcagtggcagatgATTGGCAGGAAGGTCACGCAGCGATGAGTTGTGTTTCCTGCCGGGAACGTCTGTGCCTGCCCTCAAAACCAGAATGTGGTAGGCCAGACCTCTGGAAAGTAGGAAATAAGAGGAAGTGATGCCTGTGGAGGCTGACTTggaacagagactagacagagctaaagaataaagtagggatttattaaatgGCCTCAATGGATGCCCCAgagctacacccaagatgaacccaaaatggtcacaaaatgcatgACCAGTcacggggtctctcactttgataagttttggtccatttgcatgttggagttaattgtccagttTTAGCTTTAGCTTGTGAAGTCCcgtccttcttgtttttctctcttcagtcctcCTTTGTTTATGCTTCTAGacctgagatttggatcatttgtccttcatccccagctagagcaggaattgttttgtctccctgctctgtgaagagagctcaccatcccctaatatgaagcccagacccacacactaaagcagcccagaatctgaaaaatataaaagccaaaacctgaggcatcatgaTGAGGAGCAAAAACAGAGTCTGGGTGATAAAACACCCTAAAATACATGCAGAGCACTCCCCAGCCAGGCAGATGGAAAGGTTTAATAGTGGTGGTTGAGTTCAGAGCTCGTGAAATCACCCAGAGCAGACTGTGGGGTTTTGTGATTgagttcttttaaaaacaaagctaaTTTTTTGAGGGGAAACAAAGCCAAATGCTGGCTGAGTTCCTGCTATGTCTGGGGCGAGTCTGTCACTTTGGAAAGGGCAAAAACAACTAAAGGACGTGTCCCTGTGAGCACACTTTTACCCGATAAGAAGTTGGCAGTGAGAAAGTGGAAGGACAGCAGAGGTCACACCATAAAATGAGAAGTTTCTGatagaaaggaaggaaaaaagtccCCAGCTGTTGATCCTGTGAAGCTTTTTTTGCATCATTCTCCTCTACAAGAAGTTGAATTTTCATGTGCCGAGGAGAGGAGATTCAAGGAGGTTTTATGGAGTTTTTGGCACAACTTTGAATGATGTTGTTCTCGAGCAAGCCCAGGAAACATGAGCTGCtgaaaattccagggaatggGTGCAAAGCCAGGCATGAAAACACCCTCAGAGGGTAATTTCCCCAGGAATATTGGTGAAACCAACTGGAGCAGTGGAAGGAATTCTTCTCTGTgtgggtgctgaggccctggcacaggtttcccaggggtggctgccccattcctggaagtgtccaagccaggttggacagggcttggagcatcctgggatagtggaagtgtccctgaccatggGAAGGGGTGGGATGAGAGGATTTTGAAGctccctttcaacccaaaccatcccatggTTTTAAGTGATTTTAACAAATGGATGCAGTAAAAGAGTGAAAAAGGAATGTGGATGCAATTAagtaaagagaaataaattacaaTAGATAAAACTTAGACACTTGAATACAGGGTGACAAATAATTGGTTCAGTTACGATTCAGAACCACAGTGACAACAGCAGGAGTCAACAGTGTCACATTCCAGCCACGGAAACCGGCGTCACCCAAGGGGACACGGGCAGAAATGTCATGTGCAAGATACACAAAGTGGCCTTTCCACCCTGGCAGGGCCTCAGCTGGAGCCCCATGCCCAAATCTCTCTGCAGCGCTTCCAAAAATTCAAAGCATTTGGAGAGGGAccagaggagagggaggagagaaggTCAGAGATTATGGAAATGTGACCTTGTCAAAAAGGTTGGAAGGGGTTGGTTTGTCTGTAGAAAATGAGAATATGCTGAGGAAAGCCGCAGAAATCTTCCTCATGCAAGAAAAAAGatgcagcaaagaagaaagcaataaaatattttatgtgtcCCGTGGTGGAAATGTGGGAGAACAGAACAAAAACAGGTCATAAGAGATATTAAAACTAAATTCCTAAAGCGATGAGAGTCTCTGAGCAATTCCAGGCTGTGGAATCTTCCTTGCTGAAATTTTCAGGGACACCTTAAGCAAATATCTGCCTGGTCTTGTCCAACATTGCAGCgaggacttgatgatcttagaggtcttttccacccTTAATGTGATTCTGTGAGAAGGATCAAGACCTTTTATGATTTTTGCTGGACTCAAAATTCACAAAACAGTGAGTTTAGGGGTTGAAAAGGCGAAAGACTCTCTTTGGTCGGCTGAGAGATCGAGAGTTTTGACCAAAATTTGGTCATTAGGGTCTCAGATGAGACCCAGGATACCTGAGAATGATCAAATGCCAGTTTCCACATTTTCCTTTGTCCCAGTTTTAGGCCAGAAAGATCCAATCTCTTATTCTGGATCTGGGCTGTGCCACAGAAAGGTGCTGTGTAAAAGCCTGTCCTTAAATCCATTGGGAATCTGCTGCCAAATCAAATGCCAGCAGTAAGGAATCCCACCATGAACCTGTGATCTTGGATCTCTGTGAGCTTTCCAATTCATCCTGGGTCATGCTGAGAACGTTGCCTTTGAAAATTCTCCTCTTCTGTTCATGTTACATTGCTTCAATCAGGAACTGTGGGCactaaatcaattttttttaaaataattgaacAGTCCTTTTCCCACACCCAAAACTGGCCGAAGGTCCTGCTCTTCCAGGCACGCTGGAGAACCATTCCAAAGGATGTAGGAGTAGGGGGTTGATACATCAGTGGTAATTGATTAATTAGATGCCTCTTTCTCAACCAGATTCGTATCATGGTTTCTGGGAAACCATCAGGTgtgggggaaattttggcacTCTGGTCATCATTCCCACACGCCAGGACCGATGGAGCAACACGTATGTCTCACTCCCAGAAAGAGGACAACACTCAGCCTTCCCTTTGGGAGCGGGATGCCTTTCACATGAAAAGTTCTGTCACCTCTGCCGCTGATTTAATCTACAAAAATTCCCAGTGTTGCATTTCCTAGGAAGACACGTGGCAAACCACTACTAGGGAGGAAGCAGCGGGACAGAAAAGTCTCTAAGATActcaaaaatggaaattattaaggaaaaaaaa belongs to Taeniopygia guttata chromosome 2, bTaeGut7.mat, whole genome shotgun sequence and includes:
- the LOC121469304 gene encoding lymphocyte antigen 6E-like, which translates into the protein MKTLLVTLLAAVLCVEQVYPFMCYTCQEQESNKDCLTISMCAEEDKHCVTVRKDVGTKPNKPKYVISKMCSPTCPATGQQQPQSSQNVSCCEKPLCNVNGVSSRKSSQGVMSLGILVGLTYIFTYGL